From Piscinibacter gummiphilus:
TTGCGCAAGAGCCCCGTTCCTCCTCAAAGTTATGCTTACGCCCAGACGCTAGCTCCCATGATGAAGGGCGAGCGCAATTGGATCGGAGGAGCGGACACATCATGAGCGATTGGCAGACGGAATGGATGGCGTTGGACCCCACCCAAAAGTCGCTTGCGGGCGGTCAAGGCTCCGTGATCCAAGTTCGTCACAAGCATGACGGACGAGTCGGCGCTCTTAAGCGGATGCATGACCAGCACCAGACGTCGACTGAGCGTCGGTATCGAATGCAGCAAGAAGTCAACGCCCTGCTCGCGCTGGATGGAAGAGGCGCTCCCAGGGTTTTCGCCAGCAATGCCGACCAGTGGCAGGACAAGGCCGTCCCGCTCTGGGCAGTCATGGACTGGATCCCGGGCCCCAACTTGCAGAATCACATCAACCAGCACGGCTCCTTGGCACTTGACGAGGCCATCCGAATCACTGAGCAGTTGCTCCTGGTGGTTAGCGAGTGCCACAAGCTGCAGATCCATCATCGTGACGTGAAGCCCGACAACGTCGTTCTGCGGGACGACGATCGCCAACCGATCCTGGTCGATTTCGGCATGTCATGGACCCGTCCGCTCGATGATGAGGAGCCTGACTTCCGAACGCAACTGGACCAGGAGCTCGGCAACCGCTTCTTGAGGTTGCCGGAACACGCTGCCGGCCGCCACACGCATGACAACGTCTCGGATATCACGATGGTGGTCGGCTTGTTGTTCTTCCTGCTGACCAAGTCCGCACCCCGCGTGTTGCAGGACTCCCAAGGGCGCATGCCGCATGAAGTCGCCGAAGAACGCTTCGGTGCGCTCAGGGAGGATCCTCGGTGGCCGCGGTTGCGGCGCCTGTTTGGTGTGGGCTTTCAATTGGTGGCAGAGCATCGCTTCCAGACCGCGCAATCGGCCCTGGACCGGCTGCGAGACCTGAGCCCCCCGGCCCAATTAGGTGCAGACGACGATTGGCGACGTGAAATGGAGCTCATCGAGGACATGCGCAATTCCGAGCTTGGCCGAAGCATCGAAGCCCGCAAGGCGCTCATCCTGACGGCCAGCCAACGCTTCCTCACGTCATTGCAGCTCAAGCTCCACGGCACCGGCTTCGTCACAGGTGGGGGCGGCCCCAATCTGGTGGAAGGCAACCGAGCGGCGGTGCTTGATTTCTTCATCGTTCCTAACGGGGCTTCTCTGCCCACGGTGCGGTATGCACATCGGGTCGAATCCAAGGACGCAGGGGTTGTGGCCATCGTGACCATCGAAGACGAGTTGCCGGACCTCTACTACACCGGCCCCGTGGCAGACGCCGAGACTTTGCAGGAAGCCGCCGAAAAGAAGGTCCCTCAAGTCCTGGGGAAGCTGATCTCGAAGATGAGAGTCAAGCTGGCCGGTTTCTATACCTGACAGCGGCACCATCTGTTTGCAGGCCAAGTGGCGGACCAGTTCCAGCTCGGTTGTTCCACGCGAGGCACCATTCTTCAGCGCTCGATGGACGAACACTCGGACATCAACTACATGGTGGTGTTCTCGTGCAGCCACTTCGCTCAGAAAAGCTACCTCGTCCGACTGCGACATCATGTTCGACCAGATACCCTGCCCCACTGTGGTCCGGCTGCCGCTCCCGATGGGCATGGCGGCTGACAAGCCAAGGGGCCCTGCGCCGGTTGACAAAATGTGAAAATTGCAGGAAAGTTGGTTGACAGATTCGACTTTTTGCAAGGATCGCCAATGCTCGCCACCTCCTCGTCTCATTACTACGCTGAGCTTTCTGACGAGGCGCTGCGTGTGGTTGCTGTGGCCCTCCTTGACATGCGCTACGCGACGCTCAGCGAGATGCACTCCCCCTACGACGACAACTACACCCGCGAGAGCACTGTGTTCGGCCGCTCGCGCAACATGCTGATCGAGCTGGCGACAAGCCGCAAGTACTCGTGGATGACTTTGGCGCACGCCGGGCTGGACGTGACGTTCAACATCGGGCGAGTGCCCTGCCGCTTCTTCCGGGATGATCCTGAAGATCCCGAAAAGGCTGGGTTCTTCCGCCGCAACCTCAGCGACAGCTTGTTCGCCGAAGATGAGGCTGCTCCAGTGATGTGGCGCTTCGTGGTCGAGAAAGCCATGACGGCCGACGACGAGGACCGCGTCCACTTCGTTGGGTATAACGTGTTCCAAGAGAAAGTGGCGCAGTGGATGTACCGGCCCTCGACACCCACGTTGCACAGCGTCGACCGCGAAGTGCCGCCGGCCGTCATCCTGCAGCCCGCCTTGGTCAAGTTGCGCGATGAGTCGGTGGAAGAAGAGGATCAACAGCAAGTCGGGAATGAGCGCTGATTGGGCATGGAGACTGGATTCAATGGGGCGCAGCTGCGCCTGGCCCGCGTATTCAATGGATTTTCGCTGGATGACGTCGCCGAGCGTGTCGGGCGGACCCGGCAATACCTGCATAAGCTCGAGATCAACAATGGGGAGCCCACAGCCGAGCTGAGGGAGCACTTGGCGGATGCGTTGCGTGTCAACGTCGCGTTCTTCTACCAACCCCGCGCCGAAGTTTCTGAAGAGCAGTTCCACTTTAGAAAGCTCTTTACGACGCGGGCAATGGTTAAGCAAATGACCTTGGCCCGCGCTGAGCTGTTTGGCCGGTTGGTGAACTACCTAGACACCTTGCTGTCCCTGCCCAAGGTCAACATTCCAACTGTTGAGGCCAAGAGTCAGGACGACATTGAACGTGCCGCCGAGCATTGTCGGCAGCACTGGAGTCTCGGCCTTGGTCCCATTGAGAACATGACACGCCTGGCGGAGAACGTTGGCGCGATGGTGACGAGCTTCCAGGGCATCTCCACCGAGGTCGACGCCTTGTCGGTGGCACTACGCCGGCCCGTGATCGTGCGCAACGAGGCCAAGCAAAGCGCTTGTCGCCAGCGTTTCGACGTGGCCCATGAGGTCGGCCATTTCGTACTCCATGGCGGGCGCCCTACCGGAGATCGGGCCACAGAAACCGAGGCGAATCGCTTCGGCAGTGCTTTCCTGGTGCCGCGCACCATGATGGCCAAGCTCTTTCCTCGATCGCGTGGCAGCCGCCTCGATTGGGTGGGCCTGCGCGACTTCAAGATGACCTGGAAGATCAGCAAGGCGGCCGCGCTCTACCGTGCCCATCAACTGGACCTTATCAGCGAAGACCAGTTCCGCACTGGGATGATCACCTTGCGCCGCACCGGCGAGGCCACCGGCGAACGGGAAGACGCCTTGATTCCACGGGAGGAGGCCGATCTCCTGCGAAGGTCGCTCGAGTTGCTGGCAGAGCGCAAGCAACTCTACGGAAATGAAATCGCCGCAGCGCTCAAGATTCATGAGAGCACTCTTGCCGACCTGATTGGCTTCAAACCGCCAGCTCGCCCCGGCCACGGCGGCCCTTCCCTTCGCCTGGTGTAGTAGCTAGGCTCAATTCCAACAAGAGCGCCTATGAACGCACCCGTTGATACGAAGTCCGCTGTCACGCAAGAACTCCACCGCATCGAGGAGGATTGCATCCACTCCGGCAAAGCACATTTCAACGCTGCGGCCCGCTGGGCAGCGTTGCACTACTGGCTAGGCATACCCTCGGTGATGTTCTCTGCTGTGGCGGGTGCGGCGTTCCTCAAGAGCGAGCCCCTCACTCGATGGCGCAACGAGAAGATCCACCGCGCCAAAGACATCCTTGAGCAGACCCGCGATTACGAAAGCTCCGGACACGCCGCATTGGCCGAACGCGAGATCGAGAAGCTGATACCGGAGTTCTGACGATTCAGAACCGTGTGGACGGAGTGACGTCACGAGATGCTCAAGCGCTGGGGCACCGACGAACTAGTCGTTGGTGACGTTCGCTGAAGCGCTTTGTTGTATTTCATCGATGAAGTGGGAGAAAGCGTCAAATGAGTCTCGCCGGAACTCGTTCGGATCAAGGCGACGCGTACCAGACCCAGGTTGCAATCTCCTGGGCCATATCCATGCTGAACGACCAGAACATCGTGGCATTGGAGGTGAACTCGACTGCGATCGACGGCGGTGAGCCCGTCCAAGTCGATGACGTTGTTGTGCGTCACGCAAATGGGCCAACGATCTATTGTCAATGCAAGAAGAACGTACAAGAGTTCAAGGCATGGACAGCCGCGTCGCTCAGCGATGAACTCAAGAAGGCGCTGTCTCTGCTTCGATCCATTCCAAGCGCGCTCATCCACTTTTACTCACGTTCTCCGTTCGGTGAGTTGGCCAAGCTCCGCGACTATGCGGATACGCAGCCAAATCCGGCAGCCTATTCGATGTCGTTGTCGGATGAGTTGCGAAAGGTGCATCTTTATGTGCTCGGTCTCGATTCCGCTGCCACTGAAGAGAAGGTTTTTAAGTTGCTGAGGCAGACCACCTTTCATCATTCGCCTGACTTCTCGACTCTAGAGGCTGAACAACTTGAGCGACTGCGGCCTCTAGTCACGTCGGCTCAGACTGTTCATGCCAGTCTCTGGAGTGCGATCGATCGCCTAGGCGCCAAGCTACCAGCTGTTTCGACCTATGCGTCAGAGGCTCAACACTCGATCGATCGACCTCAGCTCCTGAAGTTGGTTCAAGATGCTGGATCGGTGATTGCGCCTATGCGCTCCCTGCAGGAAGCCATGGCGCCGCTGCAGTTGCTGTCCAGCGTCGGGCGGGCCTGGAAAAGAGACGTCGGTGGCGCTCGCCTGACCAGGTCGGCAACGTCTCAGGTTCAAGCGGCACTCGGCGGCGCCACCCGGTCGATTCTGCTAACCGGGGGCCCAGGTACTGGGAAGTCCTGCGTCCTTCTCGATCTTCTCGATGCGGCCGAATCGGACGGATCATGCTTCTGCGTTTACATGCAGTCCCGAAGCTTCGCAGAGTGCCGCACGGCACAGGATCGACAGTCGGCTGGGTGGCCCGCCGACGTCGTCGGATCGATTGCTCGCGTCGCCGAAACCAAACCCGTGTTGGTGCTGATGGACTCTCTCGACGTGCTCTCAGTCGCGCGAGAGCACCAAGCACTCAATTTCTTTCTGTCACTAGTAGATCGCCTTGTGGAGTTGAACGGGGTTACCGTCGTGGCCACGGTCAGGACCTTCGACGCCGCGTACGACGCACGCCTCGCGACACGCAACTGGGATCTAAAGATCAGCCTTAGCGATCTCGATTGGACGATAGATGTCGCTCCACTGGTTCGCTCCTGGGGCATAGACGTGGATTCGCTGGTTGCCGAAGCTCGCGTACTTCTGTGCAATCCAAGACACCTCGCTCTGTTCAAAGATTTGGTGGAACGGGGGACTGTTCCAGTCGAAAAGACACACTTCGCACTGACAAGGAAGTACCTCGAGGTGGTCGTTCGGCAAGACCCGGCGCTGGGCGACGCGGCGCTCCGGTCTCTCGAAGAGTTGGCAGCGCAGATGCTGCGCCGTCGTTCTCTCGCCGTGGCGCCCGTTCGCGCGAACCTGGACCGAAAGGTGGAAGCCGGACTGCTTAGCGTCGGCGTTGTCCAACTGACAGGGCGCGGAACACTAGAGTTCACGCATCAAACGTTGCTTGATGTCCTGGCGATCGGCTCGTGGGAGCGGACAGGTCGAGGTTTGCAGGAGTTCGTCGCATCGCTTCCAGCAGTTCCCTTCGTCCGACCGACGATTCGAGCGTACGTTTTGACCATCGCAGCTATTGATCGGAAGGAACTTAGGACACACGTCAGAGGCATCGCGAGCGCAAACGTCCCTCATCACCTGAGCCGCCTGGTCGTCGAAACGTATGCCGACCTAGAACCGGAAGATGAGGACTGGCCGATGGTGCGCTGGCTGTTGCAAAAGCCGAGTCTCTTCCTCGCACTGTTCGGCAAGGCCAACACGTTGTTGTGGCATCACTTTTGGTTCAAGTATTTGGCACCACTAGCGTGGCAAGACCGGGATGGATCTCGCCTGATTCATCTTGCGCATCGGGCTGAATCTCACATGTTGTCAGATGGCGATCGAATCCTAGCCTTTTGGCTTCGGGTGCTGGAGACCGATTGGATTGATCGTTCGCACTTCGCGATGTGGGTTGCCTACAAGATCGGCGAGTACAGAGGGCCACCAAGGAATGGGATCGGTCCGTTGGTGTTGAAGCTCGTGCAATGGCCAAAGATGGACCATGACTCGGTCGGCGCTGCTGTCATGAACGCCGTGAATCTTGGATGTGTGTCGGACGACGTTTTGTGGCAGTACATCGCAGGCTCGGTAGACGAGGACGCTGTGACGAGCTATGGCATTGACAATGCGCTTCGCTGCGACAGTCATACCTTCGGGGACGATCAGTTGGCCAATCGGATGAGAGCGTCCGATGACTTGCTGAACCTCGCAATCACAACGGTCGAGGAGTGGCGACGATCGATGGAAGCACGTTACCGCTCCGAATCGGCTTGGGAGCAAGGGCAGTTGCGCTCTACAAGTTATGAGACCGATCACAGGGAAGGCCCCCTCCACATCTCCAATGATGACCTGCTCTTCCGGGCGATTGAAGCTGGGGTGTTAGAGCGCGCCAGGGAGAAAGCCCCATGGTGGCAAACAAACAAGAAGCGCCTCGCTGAAAGTAGAGAGGGAGCAATGCGCTTCTGGGTGGTGGAAGCCCTCACGGTGAATCCACTACTCGACCTGGAAATGGCAGCGGAACTGGCCTCGCAAGCGTCGATGTTGGATTCGATGCTCTCGCACGAAATGGGCGAAATGATCCGCGTGAAATCACCGCACTGGAGCGTGGAACAACTCGAGCGTATCCACGCGGCCATCAATGCGATAGAGATCCCGCAAGACCACCGTGACCACTACCGAGCGCAACGGTGCCGGCTGATCAAAGCCATGCCCAGCTGCTATCGATCGCCAGATCTTCAGGCGGAACTGGACCAGGTCGAAGAGAGGCTTGGAACCGTCCACATAAAGCCCGATATTCACTCGTCCGGCGGCTGGGTCACGCCTCCATTTGGGATGGAACGCTTTCTTGAGGCCGATGACGAAGACGTAATTCGCCTGCTCAAGCACTACCAAGAAGGCAAGGCGAGGGACTGGGGGGACTTCGTCGGCGGTAGCGAACACGTGGGCTACCAACTCGCTGACGCGGCCTCCCGTGCCCCGACCCGCTTTCTCAATTTACTTCGCGACCGTTGGCCGGAGATCCCCGACCGATTCAGGTCCCCCATCGTTGATGGCTGCTCCAGCCACCTCGGCCGGCGCTCGGGTGTCCTTCAGGACCCGGGCGGGACTTGGCGAACCGACGACACGACCGGAACAGACGTTCTCTCCGCCGCCCTGTTGGACGAGCTCGAGCGACACCCTTGCTTCTGGGAGGCTTGCCGATCAAAGGCCAAAGCTCTCGAAGCGCTTTCGTACTGCATCGACCTCGCGCTGGCGCCAAGAGTCGCGTTCCAGTTAATGGCGTTCCGAAGTGGCGACGCAGAGTTCAAGCACAAAGACCCAGTGGTGGCTGGGCTTAACTCGAAGACGGGCGAAGCGGCCTCCGCGGCAGCAGCGTTGCTGATCCGGCTCCTTGATGAGGGAAATGAGGTTCCGCCGCTGTTGCTTTCTGCACTTCGTGCATTTAGTGGGCTCGAGGATTCTGGACCGCGAGCAATGATTCTTCGCCGCCTGGCATACATCATCCACAAAGACAGGCCGCTCGGACTGGATCTGTTCGAGCGATGTATGACGCAAGCTTCCCCAGCTCTTTGGAAGGTTGCGGAGCCGTGCCTCTATCACTCGTATCACGCTCACTTTGAGTGGGTAGCACCCTCTCTCAAGCGGCTTCTCTTGTCTGCCTCAAGCGAATCAGACGACGCGTCCGAACAGCCTGGCGCTGACCGCCAAGAAAAGGATCCGAAAGCGATGGCGACATGGAGTCGCATCTCTGCGCTCTCGTCCCTTACCGGCCATATCGAACTCAGGTCCTTTATTGAAACCTTGAGGCGGCTGAACGATGTAGCGGCCTGGCGTGGAGCCGTGGGAGTCTGGAGTTGCAATATGAATATCGTGCAGCATGAAGCTGCCTGCGTGGAAGGCATTGTGGCAGCCCTATCGACTGAGAGCACTCCTCCGAGCGTAGTGACGGAGATCGATCAAATCTTCGATCTCAAACAGGGGCGACTGGCCGTTCCAGACAAGCTGATCGAACTCTTGTTCCGCAAACTTGGCGAAAGCAAGAGTAGTGGCGGCCACTACTTCGCTCACGACTTTGGTGGGTGGCTGGAATCAACCGCGTTGGCGAACCCCGAAGCTGCACTCTCTGCGTTTGAGCATTTGATGCGCTACTTGGAAGGCAGCGGGCGCGCGTTGTACGACCGCGGCCACGCTGTACGCGCACTAACGTCTCTGTACCGAGAGGCGGAAGAACGCGAGCTGGAAGATGGCGGGAGTCTGCTAACCCGCGTAGCTTCGTTGCAAGACCGGCTGTCTCGCTCGATCAGTGACAACTTGGACAAGTGGCTAAATGCAGCGGAGCGGCCATAAAACCATTCCGCACAAACGCATAGCTAGGGCCTTCTCCAAAACGCCTCGCGCATCTGCCTTGCCCGCCGTGCCTTGTCCGTGTGCAGGTAACCCGACGTCGTACTGATGGACGCGTGGCGCAGGTTCTCCTGCACTGTTTTCAGGTCAACTCCGAGCTCCAGCGCATGCGTCGCGTGCGTGTGGCGCAGCCAATGTGGCGTCGCCTCTCGAAGCTTGTGCGCCGCTGTTGCGTTCACTGGTTCCAGCCGATCCGCGGCGAAGAGGAAGAACCGCTCCAGCAGCGCCCGCAGCCGCCCCGTGCTGATGCCAATCTCCGGCTGCTGCAGGCTCGGGATTAGCGGCGTACAGGGGTTCCACCGGCTGCGGGTGGCCGGCAGGCCTCGCTGCACCAGATAGCGCTCGAGCGCACCCATGGCGGAGATGGGCACGGCAACATCGCCCACCCGGCCCCCCTTCCCCACCACCTGAATCCAATCGTCGCCGGCGTCGTCGCGTTGGATCTTGCCCAGGCAGGACTCCGCGAACTCGTGCGGCCGCAGTCCTGTGTCGCGCCAGAAGTCCAGGGTAAAGCGAAGCCGCTGCGCCGCTGGGCTTGTCCACCCCGACTCGTACTCGAGGCCATCGGCAGTGCCCCGGAGCAGCGCCCATTCGTGCTGCGTGAAGACGTGTGAGGCCTCCACCGCCGGTCGTCGGTTTGCACCTCGCACCTTGAGGCCGGCAAAGGGATTAGCAAGCAGGTAGCGCTGCTCAATGAGCCATCGGAACATTGCCCCGATCACCGACAGCGCGTAGGCCACCGACCGTGGAGACAGCTCGCCCTGGAAGGGCCTCCAGTCCGGCGCAGACCGAGGCCTGGCCGGTCCCACCCAGCGTGATGTGGGGGTAGGTTTGCGCAGGAACTGCCGGTAGGCCACGGCGTCTTCGGTCGTCAGCGACGACAGTGCCCTACCCTGCTCGAGGATCGCCCAGAGAATCAACCGCTCGGCCTCCTTGCGGTACGCACGCCGCGTGGCGTCCGAGTCCTGCAGGCCGAGCCAGGTCTGGACGGCCTCGTAGTCGTTGTCCGCGCGCAGGGTGCAGGTCTGGCGTGGGGCGCGGAAGGCGCCGTGCGTGCCGTCCACGTCGGCCGGTACCACCAGCTCTTCCCACGGCCGCGCTTGGCCGGGCTGCTGCTCGACCAGGGCGCGCGCGCGTTCGGTGAGGTCTGGATGCTGTGCGAAAAAGAGCTCGATCCTGGCCGCCTGCACGGCGCCCAGGCCGTCGATGGCTACCCACCAACGCCGCCTACGCGGCACCCGGACCGTCAGGTCGGCCAAGGTTCGGATGGCGTGCCGGTGCAGTGCCGTGACCGCTCTCGTCGGGAACCAACGCGCCACGTCGTCGGTGATCGTGGGCTGGGCCAGCGGCAGGTGGCGGATTGCGTTAACGGCGGCGTTCACCGCCTTCCTGCGCGCGAATCGTTCTGCCGGCGCGTGCAGGAAGACCTCTTCCAGCTCCTCGCGTCCGCGGGACCTAGCGTACTGGGCCAGCTGGCGGCGGACGGCCGTCAGCATGGCGCGCGACGACTGCCCGGTAGCTTTTTTCTCGCCGAGGTAGCGCTCGACGACCTGCCTTGCCGGCAACCCCGCATACCAAGCGCGCAGCGCGGCCAGCTCGTCCGCGCTCGGGAAGCTAGAGACGTTGTGGCTGGAAGCCGGGACTGGAGCGTTTCTCATGGCCCCAGTTTAGACAGTCGAGCTATCTATTGCGATAAGAATAGTTATCGCTATAGCCATGTTTGAATGAACACCGCCAACCCGATTGGCCCGCCATTCGCTCACCGAACTGGCCTAGTCCGACATCGCCCGCAGCTTGGCACCACCGTCGACTGTCGAAGAAATTGTTTGCACACGGCGGTCCACCTGCGCCGAGAACGGCGTCACTTGCTCGAATAGTCTGGCCACCTTACCGGGAATGAATCTCGTCAGCGTCGCGTTGATGTAGCTGTCGCCGCCACGGCGTTGTTGACGAACGTAGAAGCGCTGCGGCGTGATCAGGTCAAGGTGATGCTTGGCGCGGGTCATGGCCACGTACAACAGTCGCCGCTCCTCTTCGATGTCTTCTTCTCGATCGGTCGCCATGTCAGACGGCATGCAACCATCGACAACGTTGAGCACGTAGACGGCGTTTTACCCCTGGCCTTTGGCGGAATGGATGGTCGAAAGAATGAGGTAGTCCTCATCAAGGTGCGGAGCGCCCGATTCGTCACTGCTGGCCTTGGGCCGCGCAAAAGCGCGCGCTGCACCGTCAACCTCTAAGGCCTGCCGCAATGATGTCAGTTCGGCCCGAGCAGCAGCGGTTGGAAACGTCAGGTCGCAGCCGCCAAGAGCAGTTGACCAAGGCGCGGACCGCAGCCGGATGAGGGCCGACCGGCTCATAACGAAAGTGAACCAGTAGTTCGCGGAATCCAGGGTCGAAGTGGGCTTTACGGCGGATGCCGTCACTAGGGCCGGTGCTGGTCGCCGATGTTCGCCGAGGGGGCGATCTGAAGTAGTGCCGCAAGGATGCGTGCGACCGGCAAGCAATACGGTGCAGTTCTGCGCGCCCGGTAGGCGTGGCTACAGCTGACCCAACTGAGCATGCCGCTGGCTGCTGGCCTTCCGCCGTTGCGTCGACTGGTGGCGGTGTCCCGCCGCTCCTGTCAATAGGCCACATCGATCCGTCGTTGCTACCGGCTGTGACGAAGCACAGTTGGATCGAGGCGCACCCGGTAGGCTAGGCAAATCAAAGACTTAGGATCGAGGCGAACCTAACACCTCTGCTTCCGGCGTCCGATGACTTCAGGCAGTGATGCTGTTCCAGAGCGCTGATTTCATCGTCATTGGCTGTCAGCGATCCAACTCTGCGCGCTACTGGCTATGAACGTACCGCCGTTGCTGTCGCGATCACAACGAAACGGCGTTCCTTACGCTGCGTACACAACGCTACAACATTGCTGTCAAGCCACCTCTACGCCACCGCTCCGACCGCCTGCAACGCACACAGTGGGTCCTACGTTGACCAACAACGGGCCCGTCTGCTGGCAGCTCAATTTGCACTAGTCTTGCGCCATCGCCAATCCCACGCCAGATAGGAGCGCGGATGTCCGCCAACAAGCATGAGTTACTGGCCAGCATGACCAACCTGGCCTTGGCTGAGGTCGCGAAGGCGTTGGGCCTGAGTCAAGACGC
This genomic window contains:
- a CDS encoding protein kinase domain-containing protein — its product is MSDWQTEWMALDPTQKSLAGGQGSVIQVRHKHDGRVGALKRMHDQHQTSTERRYRMQQEVNALLALDGRGAPRVFASNADQWQDKAVPLWAVMDWIPGPNLQNHINQHGSLALDEAIRITEQLLLVVSECHKLQIHHRDVKPDNVVLRDDDRQPILVDFGMSWTRPLDDEEPDFRTQLDQELGNRFLRLPEHAAGRHTHDNVSDITMVVGLLFFLLTKSAPRVLQDSQGRMPHEVAEERFGALREDPRWPRLRRLFGVGFQLVAEHRFQTAQSALDRLRDLSPPAQLGADDDWRREMELIEDMRNSELGRSIEARKALILTASQRFLTSLQLKLHGTGFVTGGGGPNLVEGNRAAVLDFFIVPNGASLPTVRYAHRVESKDAGVVAIVTIEDELPDLYYTGPVADAETLQEAAEKKVPQVLGKLISKMRVKLAGFYT
- a CDS encoding XRE family transcriptional regulator; this encodes METGFNGAQLRLARVFNGFSLDDVAERVGRTRQYLHKLEINNGEPTAELREHLADALRVNVAFFYQPRAEVSEEQFHFRKLFTTRAMVKQMTLARAELFGRLVNYLDTLLSLPKVNIPTVEAKSQDDIERAAEHCRQHWSLGLGPIENMTRLAENVGAMVTSFQGISTEVDALSVALRRPVIVRNEAKQSACRQRFDVAHEVGHFVLHGGRPTGDRATETEANRFGSAFLVPRTMMAKLFPRSRGSRLDWVGLRDFKMTWKISKAAALYRAHQLDLISEDQFRTGMITLRRTGEATGEREDALIPREEADLLRRSLELLAERKQLYGNEIAAALKIHESTLADLIGFKPPARPGHGGPSLRLV
- a CDS encoding AAA family ATPase gives rise to the protein MSLAGTRSDQGDAYQTQVAISWAISMLNDQNIVALEVNSTAIDGGEPVQVDDVVVRHANGPTIYCQCKKNVQEFKAWTAASLSDELKKALSLLRSIPSALIHFYSRSPFGELAKLRDYADTQPNPAAYSMSLSDELRKVHLYVLGLDSAATEEKVFKLLRQTTFHHSPDFSTLEAEQLERLRPLVTSAQTVHASLWSAIDRLGAKLPAVSTYASEAQHSIDRPQLLKLVQDAGSVIAPMRSLQEAMAPLQLLSSVGRAWKRDVGGARLTRSATSQVQAALGGATRSILLTGGPGTGKSCVLLDLLDAAESDGSCFCVYMQSRSFAECRTAQDRQSAGWPADVVGSIARVAETKPVLVLMDSLDVLSVAREHQALNFFLSLVDRLVELNGVTVVATVRTFDAAYDARLATRNWDLKISLSDLDWTIDVAPLVRSWGIDVDSLVAEARVLLCNPRHLALFKDLVERGTVPVEKTHFALTRKYLEVVVRQDPALGDAALRSLEELAAQMLRRRSLAVAPVRANLDRKVEAGLLSVGVVQLTGRGTLEFTHQTLLDVLAIGSWERTGRGLQEFVASLPAVPFVRPTIRAYVLTIAAIDRKELRTHVRGIASANVPHHLSRLVVETYADLEPEDEDWPMVRWLLQKPSLFLALFGKANTLLWHHFWFKYLAPLAWQDRDGSRLIHLAHRAESHMLSDGDRILAFWLRVLETDWIDRSHFAMWVAYKIGEYRGPPRNGIGPLVLKLVQWPKMDHDSVGAAVMNAVNLGCVSDDVLWQYIAGSVDEDAVTSYGIDNALRCDSHTFGDDQLANRMRASDDLLNLAITTVEEWRRSMEARYRSESAWEQGQLRSTSYETDHREGPLHISNDDLLFRAIEAGVLERAREKAPWWQTNKKRLAESREGAMRFWVVEALTVNPLLDLEMAAELASQASMLDSMLSHEMGEMIRVKSPHWSVEQLERIHAAINAIEIPQDHRDHYRAQRCRLIKAMPSCYRSPDLQAELDQVEERLGTVHIKPDIHSSGGWVTPPFGMERFLEADDEDVIRLLKHYQEGKARDWGDFVGGSEHVGYQLADAASRAPTRFLNLLRDRWPEIPDRFRSPIVDGCSSHLGRRSGVLQDPGGTWRTDDTTGTDVLSAALLDELERHPCFWEACRSKAKALEALSYCIDLALAPRVAFQLMAFRSGDAEFKHKDPVVAGLNSKTGEAASAAAALLIRLLDEGNEVPPLLLSALRAFSGLEDSGPRAMILRRLAYIIHKDRPLGLDLFERCMTQASPALWKVAEPCLYHSYHAHFEWVAPSLKRLLLSASSESDDASEQPGADRQEKDPKAMATWSRISALSSLTGHIELRSFIETLRRLNDVAAWRGAVGVWSCNMNIVQHEAACVEGIVAALSTESTPPSVVTEIDQIFDLKQGRLAVPDKLIELLFRKLGESKSSGGHYFAHDFGGWLESTALANPEAALSAFEHLMRYLEGSGRALYDRGHAVRALTSLYREAEERELEDGGSLLTRVASLQDRLSRSISDNLDKWLNAAERP
- a CDS encoding phage integrase family protein, with amino-acid sequence MRNAPVPASSHNVSSFPSADELAALRAWYAGLPARQVVERYLGEKKATGQSSRAMLTAVRRQLAQYARSRGREELEEVFLHAPAERFARRKAVNAAVNAIRHLPLAQPTITDDVARWFPTRAVTALHRHAIRTLADLTVRVPRRRRWWVAIDGLGAVQAARIELFFAQHPDLTERARALVEQQPGQARPWEELVVPADVDGTHGAFRAPRQTCTLRADNDYEAVQTWLGLQDSDATRRAYRKEAERLILWAILEQGRALSSLTTEDAVAYRQFLRKPTPTSRWVGPARPRSAPDWRPFQGELSPRSVAYALSVIGAMFRWLIEQRYLLANPFAGLKVRGANRRPAVEASHVFTQHEWALLRGTADGLEYESGWTSPAAQRLRFTLDFWRDTGLRPHEFAESCLGKIQRDDAGDDWIQVVGKGGRVGDVAVPISAMGALERYLVQRGLPATRSRWNPCTPLIPSLQQPEIGISTGRLRALLERFFLFAADRLEPVNATAAHKLREATPHWLRHTHATHALELGVDLKTVQENLRHASISTTSGYLHTDKARRARQMREAFWRRP